A genomic segment from Variovorax paradoxus B4 encodes:
- the rplB gene encoding 50S ribosomal protein L2 — MAVIKMKPTSPGQRGAVKISRDHLFKGAPHAPLLEPQFQKAGRNNNGHITIRHRGGGAKHHYRVVDFVRNKDGIPAKVERIEYDPNRTAHIALVCYADGERRYIIAPRGLEAGATLLSGSEAPIRAGNTLPIRNIPVGSTIHCIELQPGKGAQIARSAGTSATLLAREGVYAQVRMRSGEVRRIHIECRATIGEVANEEHSLRQLGKAGVKRHMGIRPTVRGVVMNPVDHPHGGGEGKTGEGRHPVDPWGNLTKGYRTRNNKRTQVFIVSRRKK, encoded by the coding sequence ATGGCCGTCATCAAGATGAAACCCACTTCGCCGGGCCAACGCGGCGCGGTGAAGATCTCGCGGGATCACCTCTTCAAGGGTGCTCCTCACGCGCCTCTGCTGGAACCCCAGTTCCAGAAGGCCGGCCGTAACAACAACGGCCACATCACGATCCGTCATCGTGGCGGCGGTGCCAAGCACCACTACCGCGTTGTCGACTTCGTGCGCAACAAGGACGGCATCCCGGCCAAGGTCGAACGCATCGAATACGACCCGAACCGTACCGCCCACATCGCTCTGGTCTGCTACGCCGACGGCGAGCGCCGCTACATCATCGCCCCGCGCGGTCTTGAGGCTGGTGCAACGCTGCTGAGCGGTTCGGAAGCCCCGATCCGCGCCGGCAACACGCTGCCGATCCGCAACATTCCGGTCGGCTCGACGATCCACTGCATCGAACTGCAACCTGGCAAGGGTGCGCAGATCGCGCGTTCGGCCGGCACGTCGGCCACGCTGCTGGCTCGCGAAGGCGTCTACGCCCAGGTCCGCATGCGTTCGGGTGAGGTGCGCCGCATCCACATCGAATGCCGCGCCACCATCGGTGAAGTCGCGAACGAAGAGCACAGCCTGCGCCAACTCGGCAAGGCCGGTGTGAAGCGTCACATGGGTATTCGCCCGACCGTTCGCGGTGTGGTGATGAATCCTGTCGACCACCCGCACGGTGGTGGCGAAGGCAAGACCGGCGAAGGCCGCCATCCTGTCGACCCATGGGGCAACCTGACCAAGGGCTACCGTACCCGTAACAACAAGCGCACGCAGGTCTTCATCGTGTCGCGCCGCAAGAAGTAA
- the rpsS gene encoding 30S ribosomal protein S19, whose translation MTRSLKKGPFVDHHLVAKADKAVTTKDKKPIKTWSRRSMVLPEFIGLTIAVHNGKQHVPVYITDQMVGHKLGEFALTRTFKGHPADKKVQKK comes from the coding sequence ATGACTCGCTCTCTCAAAAAGGGTCCGTTTGTTGACCATCACCTCGTGGCCAAGGCCGACAAGGCTGTGACGACGAAGGACAAGAAGCCGATCAAGACCTGGTCGCGCCGCTCGATGGTTCTGCCCGAGTTCATCGGTCTGACCATTGCCGTGCACAACGGCAAGCAGCACGTGCCTGTCTACATCACCGACCAGATGGTCGGCCACAAGCTCGGCGAATTTGCGCTCACGCGCACGTTCAAGGGGCACCCCGCGGACAAGAAAGTCCAGAAGAAGTAA
- the rpsC gene encoding 30S ribosomal protein S3 encodes MGQKIHPTGFRLAVTRNWSSRWYASDRDFAGMLAEDIKVREYLKKKLKNASVSRVMIERPAKNARITIYSARPGVVIGKKGEDIENLKRELGKQLGVPVAVNIEEVRKPEIDAQLIADSITQQLEKRIMFRRAMKRAMQNAMRLGAQGIKIMSAGRLNGIEIARTEWYREGRVPLHTLRADIDYGTSEAKTTYGVIGVKVWVYKGDTLGRNDLPAVETPRPDDERRPRGPRRDGRPGGDRPGSDRRGPGPRAGARGPIGGNTAPADGSDKPAEATGAAPAAPGADSKPAVKRVRKAAPAAAADGAKTE; translated from the coding sequence ATGGGACAGAAAATCCATCCGACCGGCTTCCGCCTTGCGGTTACCCGTAACTGGTCCAGCCGCTGGTACGCAAGCGACCGCGATTTCGCGGGCATGCTGGCCGAAGACATCAAGGTTCGCGAATACCTCAAGAAGAAGCTGAAGAACGCTTCGGTGTCGCGCGTCATGATCGAGCGTCCCGCCAAGAACGCACGCATCACGATCTACTCGGCTCGTCCGGGCGTCGTGATCGGCAAGAAGGGCGAAGACATCGAGAACCTCAAGCGCGAACTGGGCAAGCAGCTCGGCGTGCCGGTGGCAGTGAACATCGAAGAAGTGCGCAAGCCTGAAATCGATGCCCAGCTGATCGCCGACAGCATCACGCAGCAGCTCGAAAAGCGGATCATGTTCCGCCGCGCCATGAAGCGCGCCATGCAGAACGCCATGCGTCTGGGTGCCCAGGGCATCAAGATCATGTCGGCTGGCCGCCTGAACGGCATCGAAATTGCCCGTACCGAGTGGTACCGCGAAGGTCGCGTGCCCCTCCACACGCTGCGCGCCGACATCGACTACGGCACCTCGGAAGCCAAGACCACCTACGGCGTCATCGGCGTCAAGGTCTGGGTCTACAAGGGCGACACGCTGGGTCGCAACGACCTGCCGGCCGTCGAAACGCCGCGTCCCGACGACGAGCGTCGTCCGCGTGGTCCGCGCCGCGACGGCCGCCCGGGTGGCGACCGTCCGGGTTCGGACCGTCGTGGTCCTGGCCCGCGCGCCGGTGCCCGTGGCCCGATCGGTGGCAACACCGCCCCGGCCGACGGCAGCGACAAGCCCGCAGAAGCCACTGGTGCCGCTCCCGCAGCACCGGGTGCAGACTCGAAACCCGCCGTTAAGC
- the rplV gene encoding 50S ribosomal protein L22 — MSETRAVLRGVRLSVDKGRLVADLIRGKKVDQALNVLQFTQKKAAVIIKKVLESAIANAEHNDGADIDELKVKTIYVEQGATLKRFTARAKGRGNRISKPTCHVYVTVGN; from the coding sequence ATGTCTGAAACACGTGCAGTCCTCCGCGGTGTCCGCCTCTCGGTCGACAAGGGCCGTCTGGTCGCTGACCTGATCCGCGGCAAGAAGGTTGATCAAGCGCTCAACGTTCTGCAATTCACGCAGAAAAAGGCCGCTGTGATCATCAAGAAGGTGCTCGAGTCGGCAATTGCCAACGCCGAGCACAACGATGGCGCCGATATCGACGAACTGAAGGTCAAGACCATCTACGTCGAACAGGGCGCAACGCTCAAGCGCTTCACGGCGCGAGCCAAGGGTCGCGGTAACCGCATCAGCAAGCCCACGTGCCATGTGTACGTGACGGTTGGCAACTAA